Below is a genomic region from Sander vitreus isolate 19-12246 chromosome 15, sanVit1, whole genome shotgun sequence.
attggtACCAGTCCTGACTTTGCAATGCATTATTTTTCTGATCAAGATAACTGACATCTCCTGGTAACCAATATAAATATTTACTGCCATTGTATTTTCGGCGCAGCAGCAGATGGCACAGAATCATGCAAACGTTTAATGTTACAAccaagatctctctctctctctctctctctctctctctctctctctctctctctctctctcagaacaTACACTTTCACAAAGGCTGGTGCATGTTTATCATATATTGTATGGTGCTGTGGACTCAAGTGGCAAATATGAATCAGCAAAGTGGCCTACTGTAATATTCTAACAGTAAACCTGTAAAAAAGTGTGGTCCAGTCTGCAGAGCCTGAGGAGACCAGGATGAGAGAAGCAACACGGCAGCTTCCTCACTAATATGATGAGAGGTTTGCAATGTGGCCCAGTTGTATCTGCAAGAGTTCTTCATCACACTCAAATGAATGGCAGTTAAGTTGGTCAACCATGTCACATGAATATTCTGCAGAGTTGCAATAAAAAGAAGCCTTTTCATTGAAGTGGTCAAGTGGTttagcccttgtgttgtcttatgAATTGGGTCATTATAAATGTTATTGGCATAACAAAATTGACCATTTCATAAAGCATGAAGTAATGTATCACTCAATTCTGGGTTACCCCTTTTATCcaacttcattcattcattttgcatTCATGGTCAACAGACCTCATTTACAtgaattatacctaatttctaAGTAAAATGAGGATATATACGATTAGTTGTTTTGGATTATAACAGACTggtatattcaattcaattttatttatagtgtcaaatcataacagaagttatctcaggacactttacagatagagtcggtctagaccacactctataatttacaaagacccaacaactccagtgattcccccaagagcatgcataaaTGCATAAATGCAACAGTgttgaggaaaaactcccttttagggagaaaccttggacagacccaggctcttggtaggcatgTTTTTCGTGCGCCTgcttagctcacctggtagagtggtcacccatatatagaggtttactcctcgacgcagcggccacgggttcacctcagacctgcagccctttgctgcatatcattcctcctctctctctctctcccatttcaaatctaagctgtcctatacaaataaaggcctaaaatgccccaaaaaaatctttaaaaaaaagaaagaaacacataTTTCTTATAAGACACGTTGAAAACACGACACATTTaacccgaagacaacacaagtgtTATATTCCTTTTTACTGGCTGGTGTAAGATAAGAGTAACTAGTCAATAACTgccacacatatatatatatatatatatatatatatatatatatatatatatatatatatatatatatatatatatatatatatatatatatatatatatatatatatatatatatatatatatatatatatatatatatatattacataataGATGAATGTAGATTTCATGtgattttaaaattattattaaataattaaaaattttATATAACCCTAAATAGCTAACTTTACCCTAATCTGACAAGCTACAGGCAAACAATGTATTCATAAAGTGCCTCGTTCTTCTGTTATTGAAGCTcttaaacttttattttgacatgttaATGTTACTTCCTGTCCAGAGCTCATTGGTTTTAGTCAACTTTGATCTTAACACGTAAGACCAAAataacagatatatatataaatatatataaaaaccaaGAGGGTCAGCTTCTCCTTGGACCGCTaacctcctatggagccattttgatgctaccaagccatcacctcccgttagcatcccgttagcatcccattgactgccattcattctgacgtcactttgacagagaatacctttacatctgaagcgtttaaagactctatttgtccgttgtttatttctaaagaaacacgacaatgtataaaaggctccattaccttgtacctcacgttatggctccatagcagacgcGGACCGCGCTCCCACCCTTGTCCCTTTTAGAagacattactttaaaatatttaagaGCTAGGGGACAGGTGTCTGTGCTTTACAATCAGTTTGTTAGCGGATCTAATAAGTCTTCAAATAATATTTTACGGGCCTGGAATATGGATTTAGATGAAAATGTATCAGAGGAAGAATGGTCAGAAGCCTGCTCTTTGGTAAAAACCCAATCAGTAAACACACATTCTATACTGTTGCAATATAAATGGCTGAGTAGACGGTACATTACTCCTATCAAGCTGCACCACTTTAACCCAAATATctatgttgtaaagaaaacaaaaacccaataaatatattgtatgtttaaaaaaaaaagtactgaaaagtgtgtgtgtgtgtgtgtgtgtgtgtgtgtgtgtgtgtgtgtgtgtgtgtgtgtgtgtgtgtgtgtgtgtgtgtgtgtgtgtgtctaaagcAAATCTTAACTTAACTGTCATTAACTGAAGTGCCTGCTTTTAATGTCTTAATcggttgcatgttttcatacatGAGGAGGTTTACACGCGACCTTATCACAGCTGAATATTTCATCACTGTTAGAGCCTACATTTGGGTggtcatttatatttaaaaaggttCTAATTCTAGTTCAAGTGAATTGTAGACACCACAGTCAACTCTAATCaaataaaattatatttataataatgtaatttccCACAAAATAGTGGCTAGCAAAAATGTTGCATCACTAACTAAATAATAGccaaaaacaagaagaaacaaaaaaggttataattaataattcattCCAAGGAAACTGAAGTTGGAATGTTGTCTGTCCAGTGTTGCTCCGCCTCTTCACCGCCgttcttttttttaggttttgtttcCTCATATTTAGATATGATTTTAGTAACACACTCAGGTGTGGAGCCGGATGGGGGAGGTGGCTTCTGGGGGTCCAACATGGgacatgcacagacattttgggtGGCAGGGGCTCAATGAAAAAAGGCCTTACAGTAGTAGTAAACAAATTGTTAATAGGCCTATATTAACACATTTCTGACTACTGTACCAATGTCTTTTATTTCCCTTACGCAATTGTttaatatatttcataaatagtCAACAAGTAATCAGTTCACACAGAGCCTTTTTAGCATTCACCAGGTTAATCACCCTCAGCAAAGGAGACTCTGCTACAATGTGCATGTTTCTAGTTTCAagtattagattagattaaacgttattgtcattgtgcagagtacaagtacaaagacaacgaaatgtaGTTTgtgtccaaccagaagtgcaaaaaaagaatgtgatatacaaagtatagaaaGGTATAGACAGGTtgtgcataggcaggacaagaaatatagtgcagtgttataggagcagaataaatatggctatgtaacatgaacaatgtatgaacaacatgtacagatagcctactttatgtgcaatgtagtaggtTAATTGTCTGCAGAGCACCGGGATGCAGAGCAAGAGTtcagtagtatatatatatatttagaataataataataataactagaaAATTCCGCTAgaaaatgtgaatgaatgttttTAGGAGACGTTACATCAGAGCTGCTTCAATCCAATCAGATCATCATCTGAGGGCAAACCCTCATTAAATATCCAGATAATAATAAGATATGATAGGTTAAGTGAGCTGTGATTGGTCCAGCTGCTGTGTGTCATAGTGATGAATATTAAAGTCTAAAACAACCAGAAAaagacattcatttaaaaaatatggaAGGTGGTCTTCAATTCCCACTgttatattgtgctttttattcAAACAAATCAGAATATTCACAAGTTTAGTTACAAAAAACAAGGAGCGAGTCTTTAGTTAgtaattcttttatttgtttcttgTCACATTATCTCCATCTGGTGGTCGTATCAGGAACAACAGCGTTACACTGAGCTGAAACAGACTGCAGCAACTTAACAGTTAACAGAGGACAGAACAACAGATCAACACATCATCCTCCAGCTTTCTAAAGAAACAACTCATCTCTGACACCGACATGCTTCACCGTTGGGAGGAAGGTTTACAGGCTAGAtttgttgcctaaacataaTTGAGTCTTTAATGAGCATTGTTTACATGTTCTTCCTTCACGGTGCCATTCTCAGATGCTCAGTCAGTTGATGTGTGTTCAGTTTGTCCGTTGGCAGTGAGTCATCGTTCCTGTTGTCTTTCAGCGGTCTGCAGATATCTCCTACTAGCCACGATTTCTGTTATTGATATACTTGAGAATCTGATCCAGTTTGTTTTCCAGTTTGATCTCCATCTTTTTCATTTTGGTGTCAATGGTGCCGATATCAGGTACAACTGGTATATCGACCGCTATAGCGATGCCAGTGGGGGTTCTCTCTTCACATCTCTCACCATAGTAACCATCTGGACACTCACACATCCATTCATTGGAGTCCAGCAGCCGATTGCACGTTCCATTGTTGCTACATGTTTCACTTTGGCAGACATCCTCCTTCCGGGAGTAATAGATGGACATCTTTCTTGTATGGGTCCACCACTTGGTACTCCACTCACAGTCATTTTGGTGAAAGGGTGCTGGAGCCACAGCAAACTCTTCCCCATAGGCAGCATGTGTCACTTTAGCATAATCATACAAATCAAATGATCTATCCGGAAAAACATATGGACCAAAGCGGGCATAACTGAAGTCTTTATCCACTATTTTGCactctttcactttttttgttaaGCACCACGTGGCTACGTCTTTAACTagtgtttcatttatttttcctgCTATCAGAGTGTATCCCACAGCGACGGTGAGGGGCGTGTCCTCTGTAATCTTAGTCAGATTATATAGTATGTAATAATCAGCCTGGTTTGTGTTGTACACCAGCACCACCCAGTTGTACCAGTTGTACTTCTTATCCAGAGCTTTTTTCACCTTATCAGCGATGGCTTGTTTGTTGTCAGCACTGAGTCCTTTGCTGATCTCCACCACGTCTTCCTTCACATACTCCATGTGGTTGGTCAGGCAGTATTCCAGAGCTGATTTCTGAGCCTCATAGACGTTCTTGAACATCTGGGTGTGTTTGGCTTCTATACCTGATGAATCCAACCCGATCAGTTTCCAGTAGAACTGGTTCAGCACCATCCCCTTCCACAGCAAACTGCTGAAATAGACGTTATATTTGCCGATCTCTTTAAAGTCACATTTAAACTTCTTCCTCAGCAGTTCGTTGAGGTTTCCACTGAGAGACGTGTCTTTGACCGTCAGGTAATGGAAGAGGTTGGCCACACTGGCTTCAGTTCCTGTGTTCTCGTAGTAGTTGACGAATATCTCTGCCAGTCGGAGTTTCTGCTCTTCATTTTGTACCAACTGACTGTTCTGAAGAAGGTCATTGAACTTCTTCCAGGCGTTGAGGATGTGGAGCTCGTCTTGAGAGTAGACGCTGGCGTAGTTAAACCATTCTACGTCTGTTGCCAGGTTGGAGATCTGGATGGAGAGTGAGTCTAACTTCCTGTTCACTTCTTCAAACCCTTTCTTCACCTCGTTCAGCACCGGGTCATCCTGAGGGATGAAGATCAAGACCATGTTGATGAAAGACGGAACCAGACTTCCGATGCCGGGCACCAAGCTGGCGAATTTGGAGAGACCTTTCATCACAGCTGACAACGCTTTGATATCGATCTTTTCAATCACTTTTTTGATTACAGGGAGGGCTTCTTTTGCCGCTTCCATAGATAATTGCACTTTTGGTCTGGCTTCGAAATCCAGGTCTCTCTTCACCCTGTAGGATGGTGAGATGACGGAGGACGTGGGATCATGTGACCGAGCTGAGGATGTCGTCCAGTAGAGAAGAAGGATCAATGAAGCCAACAGCATGGAGGCAGACAGCCGAGGGAACGCCATGACTgcaacacagacaacacaacatggaaaaaaatattaagGTGTTTTTCATGGCCTGTGAACCAAACAAATCTGCCGagctgatgttttattttcttgcaGATACATCTGGCTCTCCTCACATTCAGACAGATTTCCAGATGAAGACAACCTTAGCAGTTCAATCACAGAGGAGCATGTTCACTCTCGATTGTTGAATTAGTGCTCAGCTGAATTccagctcagctctctttttgtcacaacggtgcggtAAAGCGAATGCAATACTGCCCCAGCTGCTCCGATActcccactccattgtcccctcactcatgACCAAGAATCGTTGGATCTCTTTAAAtcatagtgtggtctagaccagtgttgggagtaacagTGTTTAAGTATAACAGCGTTACCAACGGCGTTATTTTTTTAGTAACGGAgtatttaattaattacttttcccattgttgcaacgccgttatcgttactgagaatgtaaagtggcgtgttactacaatttggttgaatgaggtaggctttggctacacatcagctgcctggagagagcagggggggggggggatgatgacaccgttgcaaatgcgatgatgattggctgggtgggcggatgccctgctcacgctgtctcactgcacactctgactaccactaaacaccagACAGCGACAATGGCAACGAGCCAGGGGAATTCAAAGGTAGTGTTCTCAAACTGGAAGTACCGGCACTACTTCtcgctcattgaaattaaaggcaagaatgtttatgtaacatgcacgctacgcccaggaaaaaagactttatccTCAAGCAACTCcaatcttatgaagcacctcacatcaacacatgctaacacgacacttgctgctgctgctaacccaagcccaagcccaaatgcagctagcgtgagctccagagaaggagacggagccactctgttaaaacaagcaacgcTCGGTTTTTCAGGTCAGCAACAGGTGACCAAGGCGTTATATATAATAGCattatagaacataaaaaataacgtcacagttactttgctaagtaactaattacttttacaatgtggttggtgagttactaactcaattacttttttggAGAAGTAATTTgcaactgtaactaattacttttttaaagtaagatgaccaacactggTCTAGACCTAATCTATCGGTATAGTGTCCcatgggcgtcagtttggtttgaaatgtgctggggacacAGACGCAttcagaagtacatttccagaagtgctgggtacaatgacgcattcatttttttctctttcgcgcaggtcatgttttgaaagacgctgtcctgtagcttactaatgtaaattaataaaaatgtattcaaaaatGTGATGATGTCCGACACGTTTTATGAAGAAGAAAGCCTTAAGCTTTCAAAAAGAAAGACAGTCAAGGGACATAGAAAACGCTGAAAaggtgaaaaagcttaacgtggtttaacaacgatcaatgattatcaaatttctctctcatattgctcctcataaccactgaaaactgtgaaaatatCGAACCCAAATTcctattattatggacgttatctgacattaagcgtttctgcttcacattttcagcagggtagcggagcggctgtgggttgactccccacggttctcatggggtttataagtcataacgtgaaaaaccttaacgtggtttaatgtacctaaacagcgATCAGTGATTGAATGTCCTGACAGGCATAGGAGAGTTGTGAACAGAGAAGAGTGTAACCAGCGCATGCTGTGCCAGCCCTGTGAGGATAGAGATTTTTGTGGATTTGTTGGCATCTGTAACTCAAGAATTATGTGttatgaactttattttttaactaaattgagcttgacattttcaaaaaaagtggtgggtacaaaatgactcatgacgaaatctgaTGGGTACGCatacccaccgtccccaccgaaatcgacgcctacgtagtgtcctgagataacgaCAGTTActatttgacactataaataaaattgaattgaataattacccctaggggtactttgagTACTGCAAGAGGTATGCAAGATGTATTCTTCGAACACACCCGCTGCTTGCATCTATCGTAGCAGAGGCTGTAGCCTTTTGAGCCTGTCGGTACCATGCAACTGCCTCTGTCTTCTGTCCTGACTCTCTTTAGTCAAACTGCTTCCATGACCACCGGTGTTCGAGGGTTATCGCCTCTTGAGGCACCTTAAATCTTGAGACCACAGCTCCCCGCCACTTCAGCTTCAACAATGGAAGCTTTGAACATCGCTCACTCAGGTTTAA
It encodes:
- the LOC144530194 gene encoding uncharacterized protein LOC144530194, coding for MAFPRLSASMLLASLILLLYWTTSSARSHDPTSSVISPSYRVKRDLDFEARPKVQLSMEAAKEALPVIKKVIEKIDIKALSAVMKGLSKFASLVPGIGSLVPSFINMVLIFIPQDDPVLNEVKKGFEEVNRKLDSLSIQISNLATDVEWFNYASVYSQDELHILNAWKKFNDLLQNSQLVQNEEQKLRLAEIFVNYYENTGTEASVANLFHYLTVKDTSLSGNLNELLRKKFKCDFKEIGKYNVYFSSLLWKGMVLNQFYWKLIGLDSSGIEAKHTQMFKNVYEAQKSALEYCLTNHMEYVKEDVVEISKGLSADNKQAIADKVKKALDKKYNWYNWVVLVYNTNQADYYILYNLTKITEDTPLTVAVGYTLIAGKINETLVKDVATWCLTKKVKECKIVDKDFSYARFGPYVFPDRSFDLYDYAKVTHAAYGEEFAVAPAPFHQNDCEWSTKWWTHTRKMSIYYSRKEDVCQSETCSNNGTCNRLLDSNEWMCECPDGYYGERCEERTPTGIAIAVDIPVVPDIGTIDTKMKKMEIKLENKLDQILKYINNRNRG